The genomic DNA AGCTAAGACTGCATTTTGTGGTGGACCCCATGGGCTGGTTCTGCATTAGCATGGTGCTGTTTGTCTGGCTCTATAACAGCTTCCTGATACCCAAACTGGTCCTATTGCCACATTATGCAGAGGGACACATACCTGCTGCAGTTGTGGCCTGTAAGTTCTATGACCATGTCCTATTGAAACCAGCCCCTGTTATCTGAAATCTTATTGTTCTAAAATCTGGTTTGTGCAGATCATGGGGGACAAGCTTTAAATGAGTCGGTTAAAACGTGAATTCTTCTTAGATTAGAGCACAGCATTGAGATAACGAGGTCTTGTTCACTGTGAGAGTAAGCAGAGTAGCAGGACAGGTTTTTTTTATCCCGACACATCAACAGTTCAGAACTAATTACAAACCTGACACTGTGTGAGCATAAGAGaaacttaatttacatttataaagaaaataacaAGAGAATAGTGTTAAACATTTAGGCTGGGGTTACACTAGACTTTGAGCATGCAAAACTTTTATGGACACTGCAACGGTTGTATGCagagcctttaaaaaaaagaaaagaaaataatttaacttaaaattagtgctgtcaagcgATCAATTGCATCTagaataaaagcttttgtttatataatgtgtttgtactgtgtatatataaatacacactcatacagtatatattttacaattatttacatgcatttacatgtatatatttatataatttatattatatataaattaaattaaattagtttaaattaaattaaatgtaattgtaaatttaaatttaaatttaaatttaaattaaatttgtgcatttagcagatgcttttgtccaaagtacagtgcattcaggctaacagtttttacctaacatgtgttccctgggaatcaaacccacaaccttgcgctgctaatgcaatgctctatcaCTACcactttacatatacataataaatatatacattacacgtacatatattttgtaaacaagTGGTTGTAGGGTTGTtaccaatcaaatgaaatcagtattatTAAACCAATTAACTTTTAATTTTGAAAGTAACCCGCCAGCAGGTGGCAGAAAGTGTATTTCTTAAAGAGTGAGTCATTAAGGCATTCAAGCGATTCCTTCAGATGGCTGATTCATTCTAGAAATGAAGCAAGCGCCTGCCTTTATGAATGGACCACcgaatcattgactcaaattATTTATTCCATAACGAAACACCgctgtgtgttgctcagagagGCGTGACAATTCTGCTGTTAAGTTTGTATGGAACTATTTTCGTTAAACGAATTAAGCTAAAACAGTCACATTGACATTACTGTACTAAAATATATGCCCCTaagtcacttaatattaactaCTCGTTTGAAGTACTAttcgttttttttgtttaaaatcaatTCTGAACTTACAATcgtactgattttttttctactGCAGTATGTTTCTTCTGTGTGCAGTTGTGTTCATTCTCACATGAGTCTCACCTGCCATGACCTTGTTACAATTGATTATCCATTATGAATTGCCATTACACACagtgtaataaaatcagaatcattctcgcTGAAAATTTGGTGCTTCCCTAATTCAGTGttttaattagattagattagttaTCCGGTCAGGCAACTGAAGTTCTCTTTCACCTGATCCCTCAAAAAAATGCAGACAGATCATCAAAAGCATTCTTTCGCACACCACTGCTGGTCGGTCTGTgcaccccagtttgggaaccactgatgtaaACACTTTTATTTGGGATGCGCTTAATTGCGATAAATCGTTTGACAGGACTAATTAAAATACACACGAAATGTAAAAACTTTACTGCAATACTGCCGATTTAAagtttgcattgttttaattcagttaaGAGACCAGGCTGTGAGACACCAAACTTCTATTGGTCACCCGTCTTCATGTGATAAATTTGCAGGTCAGAGTttaccaaacttgaactttggaatgcATGAGCTTGCGTTTCCTGTTTCCCACATTCAAGGGAAGTCAGTGGTGTGAAAAATGTAGTATGTCTACCCCTTTAGGCTTTGTTCCTTTGTAAATGGCAAAGTTGGCAAGTTAGTAAATAAATGCTAAACAGACAAGGCTAagcatgatttaataaaaaatatggatTTAAGAAAGAAGGACAattgatatatatacacaatatctCTAAATGAGTGAATGCGAGAGAGAAGCTCTGTTTCCAAGGTGATTTTTGGTGATTCAGCCAAGAGCTGTCAGAGCCGAAATGCCTTTACTTTTTCCACTTGGtatatattcatttgttttgtatGATTACTCTGTTTACTTTACTTTGTTTGGATTACCTCACCCTCGACATCAGTTTgctataaatactattaaatgtGCCACCTCAGTGATTTATGAGTGAGCAAGAAAGCAGGcaaatgaaaaggtttttttttttcttttttttttggaaagcagTTCTGCTTAATTTAAGTGGaaaccataaaacatttttacgcattctttgaatagaaaacacttatttgaaatataaatccatTGTAACTATCTAAAATCTTACAAAAACTAAGATTAGATCACTTCAGAATTAGGTGTCCTTCGTCTGTTTGAAATAGTAAATTTTTTTGGTTATAGTGACTTTTgtgataaatgtaataatttctctccttctctttctcaaGTTTACTATCTAGCATCACTTCTGTGCGTCTCAGCATTATTCAGGGCTTCCACCGCCAACCCCGGAAAACTTGCTCAGGACCCCAAAATTCCTCTCGCAGGTATGAAACCTAATGCTcaaacatattttcagttttgtttcatTTCTTTCCAAGAAGTGTAACAATTCTTGTATGTTATTAATCCACAGTCTGTGTCTGAACTATTCTCATCCCCCTTATAGGACCCTTCTATACTTCTCACACTACTATAATGTAGTAAATAATTTTGTTAGCACAtgttaaatgatttattaataagtGGCTTGGCTAAAATGTGTGTGAAGTCATAGACCAAATTTTTTACCATACTTAATGAAGTTCCACTAGCTAACCAGATGAGGGCAGTATACCCTTGAGTCTTAATACCTTCGCTTAGTATGTTAGACAGAATGTTATAGTAATGTACAAGTGATCCAATGGACGGTGTAGTCTGGTACATTTGTGAATTTAACAGACTTAAATccctttaggaaaaaaaaaaatctaaagtaggGATATACAACATTTATCTGTTGGTAAAGCATTGTGccatcaagcacaaggttgggggttcgattccccgggaacatatgataggtaaaaattgatagcttgaatgcactgtaagttgctttggatcatagcttctgctaaatgcataaatttaaatttaatttaaatgtattttatttattaatgttccAGCTTATGACAACATTTCTGATTAATGCAATATAAATTTATGTTACAGAATATAGGCTTATAAGTTTTGGTGCGCAGGTGCATAATAGTCTTGCTGAGAGTAACATTGTCTGGTGATAGTAATTTGTGAACACTATGTAGCACACATTGGCAGATGTTTGTAGAGACAGCTGTAAGTAACTTTTCATAGGTCATTGCTTTTCCTGAAAAGTGCAACTACTTTGTATAATTAAGCTTCCCATCAGCCCGGGACTCGCTATTTTATCAATAGTAGAAAAACTGTGTTTGGGAAACCTGCTTAAAActagtaatatttaattattttagcagttttcaACTTTAAGGCATGTCATTTTTCACATGGATGAGCAATTTTATACAGTCATTTGTCCTGAACTTGAATGAGACTAAAATGGTTtctgaacataatttttttttatgattaccactagatggcagcaaatacctttttttgttacatttttgtagCTTTTTTTGTAGCATCCTTGAGAGTTGAGATTTATTCTACTTTAATTTTCTTATCATTTCAGAGAGAGAAAACTGGGAACTGTGCAATAAATGCAACATGATGAGGCCAAAGAGGTCACACCACTGCAGCCGCTGTGGCCACTGTGTCCGCCGCATGGACCATCACTGTCCCTGGTAAAACTTTAACAAGAAATAATAGTCAATACACTACTGCAAGCTTTTGTTTGAAGCACagcagtctttaaaaaaaagttctgtatatatattttgtgtatgtaaaaacacaaataacttatttattaacagtgaccaaaaaaaaaaaccagtacATTTTATTACTGGTGCTCTGATGCTTGTTATCTCCGTGTGAGACATGTTAAGATTTTTACAGTGGTTTAGGATCCAAACTGAAATCTGGCCTGTTGACCCAAGTTCACAGTATAACCTTAAAAGACCCTGTACCCCAGACAGCTTTACATTCCTGGTGGGTTTTGTATAGAGGAAGTTTAATGAAGTCTCTGTAGAGAGGTAAAACAGAGGGAGAGGCGATATCAAGTGACCAGAGAAGCCTGTGTTAAGTCCAGCCCTACAGTACAGCTGAAGAAGGCCGCTGTCTGTCCGGACTCAGCAAATCGTGACTCCCTGTCATCGCCTGTAATAGCAGAGGGTAAAGGAGGAAAAAAACGTGGCCGGATCATTTTCTGTATTCGTTTTACTAACAGTTCATCCTGCTCTCTCTTTTGGCCCTCTCTGCCCTTTTTCTCTTCTCTTGTGTTCTTTATTCTGGTGCTTCTTCCTGTGGCGTGatctgtcttaaagggatagttcacccaaaaatggcaattctgttcttttactcaccctcaagttgttttaaacgtATAGGAATTTCTGCTTAATACAAAAGAAGAATATGGGTAACCAAACTGTTGCTGTTGAATATCATacagagacaaaaataaatactaataataacagtATGATTGCTTTTGTCAAGGTATTTAAATCAAACCTTTTAATAACTAAATATCATGTAAAAGTATGATATTCAGGATGAACCGTACCCCTAATGTAGAGGCTAAAGGGACGATAATTAATGTGTTAATCGAGGTGAAAGATTAACCAGCATGGGGCAAATGGCATATTTAGAAAATACAACCCCCATTTCTTCTTTTATATGATTTACCAAAATTTACACAAAATGTTGCTCCatcagttaaaaaacaaacaaacgtgtgtatatatatatatctcaaattaGTGTTGTAAAACGTTAATCAATAAATTTAAttaactgcatccaaaataagttttaatttgcataatatatgtgtgtttgtgtatatttattatgtatatgtaaatacacacagtatacattttgaaaatatttacatgtatttactgtctatatattcatttaatttataatataaatatgaatttttttttttaaataacatgtttttgaaatatacacatgcattatgcatatgtgtgtatttctatataataacaaatatactcagtacatataaatatattaggaaaacaaaaacttaattttgatACTATTAATAATTTGACcgcactaataaatatatataggtgGGCCAACCATAGGGGCTAATTTCACTCAGAGTACCATACTTTTACATATTCTTTTGTTAAAAAAACGTTTACTTTAATTACCTTGAACAAAACGGAAAATCATTAAAAAGCATGAACCTTTGTCTCAAAATATCTTTGGTCATTTAAACAATTTTCATTTGCTACATTAAcctataacataaaaaaatcggTTGTTACATTAAGTCAAGTTTCCTGAGCGGAGCACTACTTGTGTTCCTAACTATTTAAAGTGCTTCAAAAAATTCATttgagttttgttgttgtttaggaTGCTGCTTTAGAGCAGGGTTGTTGCATGGTCTTCACTAGGCTttataatagatttttctttcactttaatgttattttaggtATTACAGTAATGCTTTTCATTTGCAATTCTTATTACCGtacactttatttaaaatgcCTGAAAAATGTCtctgtttcttttctctctgtctaTGCAGGATTAATAACTGTGTTGGGGAGGATAACCACTGGCTCTTTTTGCAGCTGTGTTTTTACACTCAGGTTCTGAGTCTCTACACCCTGGTGTTGGACTTCTGCCAGTACTACTACTTCCAGCCCCTGTCCTCGGTGGACCGGGTAAGACGGCCTTTCATTTACACACCTCCATTCATACTGCTCAAGTGCTTAAAGTCACTGTaacatttatagttttaaatcacagtttttatagtttaaacactgatctctctatctctctatataATGACTATTATAGATCTTTGGTTTTAAAGTACACTTGACATGTGGGTGGGCCTCAACCTCagtgcacacattttttttaggcAAACATAGTACATATGGGCCATGATATGGTAAAACCcatgaaaaagctttttttttatgttttatgtattctGGCATAGTAATAGCATGGTACTTTTCAGTTACGTTTTACATATTTACTTAATACCAAAAGACAATCAAgatggaaattatttttttaagttcattcATAACATTTGATCTGTATGGTCAAGTCaggtgcattgcattgtgggatacagtaaaAAAGGTATAACATTTTATTAGATGTATACTGCTATGCAGACATATATCGTAAGATGCCTTTTTTCATTTAGCCAATTTTATTATTCTGTGGTTCAGTAGAATCTTCTCAATGGAGGTAGATGATTAACATTAGATTTGCAGCACTTAACTGCGATTAGGGACCTGCAGGTGGCATCAGCTTTACTGTTAAGTACAGAATAAGCTGTTACTTAGAATGAGAGAAACTTAATACAAGTTGTATTTGCATGCATTGATCAGTTATACTGGTCTGATGCCATATCACTTCATCCAAAACACACCTGCAAACAGCAAATTCCCCAAGCTTTCtgttttattgcatgttttaTAGCCGTAATTTGCTATGTAATATTTTACCGACTGATAATAAAAATTGATTGGAAATGCTTGGAATGTGCATAGTTGTTACACAAGAcagagaaatataaatataacaacagGAACATGTGTGACCTTTATGAACTAAAGCAGATGACGTATGGAAATAAGACCTTCAGGGTAAAGTCTATGAATATCTGTGAATATctgtattactgtttttcctaagTAACAGTTTTTAATCTTTAATCGTATATTTTAGAGTTGTAGGCTGAGGACTAGTGGCATTGAAGTAGTGAGAGAGAATTTTTTAGATAAAATCAAATgaagttatacatttttattaagtacagGTGATCATCTCTGATAAATTTCAGAGTGGCTATTTTACAAACGAATGGCAGGTAAAGTTATGGGACTTGTTTTGTTGCATGTCACGAGAATCAGGAGCGTTGTTGTGTGTTTTCTGTCAGAGCATTTAAATTCAAAGGAGCATCATTCCAACTTGAATGCAGCTGAACAGCTGAGCCATCATGGCAACGGCAGACCGCCTGCAAATAAAAGCCCATAACGCGCaatttcctgtttttgtttattctgtGGAGCATTGTGTGTGAGTAAACAGATGCAGCTGAGAAGCGAGATGCAGTATGGGCACAGAAACGGCTGTATGGGAGAGATAGTGACATTATCTCTTGGAAAAGCGTTCCCACAAGAAGCTAAATACTGTggattttgtgtatttgtgtgtgtttctatgtgtTTAGTGTAATAGACGCAGAAAAGCCTTCAGCAGTAAAACCAAAATATGTCATATCGCTTCCCATAACTGCCTGCAGTGCAAAAATCCTCTTTGTGCATGCGTAGCATAACGATTTAACTTGAAAATAGTCTAATTTGTCCATGAGCATTTATAACACATGTGTAACATGTCTTTTTAGGCAGACTTTGCGGTACTTCATGAATTGGCTCTTCTACGTGGGTCTTGTTTCATGGGGCTGATGATGTTTGGTGGAATGAGCAGCCTTTTCTACACACAAGTCAAAGGAATCCTTGCagtaagttttttctttttttctttaactgaGTAAAtgagtttttcatttttaacttgGTCTTGTGTGGTAACTCTACTCAGGCTCCTTCAATGCTTTTTGTAGATAATTACAGtcttaagtgtttttattttacttttttgtagaAGCAGTTTAAGAACATGAAGGtttgatttattcataaaatgttcGTCTTTAAAAGTCTCACCAGAAGAGACTGCATCATTTTGGTAATTACTCAGATACCAAATATTTGATATCTACCAGTTTCAAATCCAGGTGTTctggccttatatttatttaaattatgtttttatttacatttaaacatttatcagAGGTCATAAAGCAGATGATAAATGGTAAACAAAAGTTTGAACATGATTGCTTGACATGCAATGAGATTTGCTTTGACCTGTCAAGCAAGTATGGTTGAGTTTCTGTGTTTCACAGTTATGATGGGTTTTATGTATGTGCTTTGATCAATGGTGTTTTGGGGTAACCGACTTGGTAACACTACATAAGTATACAGTAACAAAACACTTCATTTACAAACTAGTAGTTTAAAGTGAATTCACAGTTTATAAAAGGTTGTCTATACATCAATAAGTTCATGTTATGGGCAAAAAGGGAGTTCTTTATTCATTGTCAAAATAGTTTACAAATTATTGTTGCTTAATTAGctcatatgaaaatattaaagtgttttatttaagtGTGAGCTATAGTTACAAGGAGCAAATTGCTCTCACTTTAGATTAGGTCacagaaaatactaaataaatggCAATAACTTACCTTTATTAGACATTAATTGCATTCCTGAAATGTTAGAAACCTACACAGGAACATTAAGTTTCTTTACAAGTAAAGACTTAATGTTTTTATGAACCACCATATTCCTTAAACATAAAcactttttaatgaatgaaaaatgaaaatttacagtcataagtgtgtttttgtgtctgcaaatgtaagtaaatatatgttagataaaatatatataattgctcCTGAGATCACATTAAAATGCTTCAGTTAACAGTAAatcatcaataaaaataataatttgtaaattaaagtGTCAATGAATGAGAAACtatactgttttatttaaattagcctattaaagggatagttcaccaaaaaattaaagtttgatgtttatctgcttaccccaagggcatccaagatgtaggtgacttttttttttttcagtagaacacaaactaagATTTTTAATTGAAACCGTTGCAGTCTCTCAGTCTTTtgatgtaagtggatgggaatcacggctaaaacatacaataaataaaaaaacaaaatgtacatgctgaactgaacagtatttatacatGCCCGAAGGCAGGGGGGGTTCCGGTGGTTCGAACGAACCCCCCCTCACTGCCAAAGGTCcagaatttaagtttttttttttttcatgcatcggCTCTGAAtgatgatgggggggggggggggggggggggtgttattattattattaaaaggatTTCTCTATATTTTCCACTCAATAGTCTACAATACAATAGCCATATAAGCGTagtgtaattataataataaaacatagtaGGAAATTCAGTGACATTGGCTGTGCAATATCAACTTTTTTCATTGGCCAATACCGGCAGACTGGAGCCACTGGAAATGCTTCTCCTTCTGTGCGCGTCTTATTCCTCTGAGAACTTCGAAGCAGACCGCTTGAGGTAAATTATTTggaatgattaattaatttgcaaTGCTTGCCAGCTCTCACGCTTTCACCGTGAGACACTTTCCACACGCTCTtatgccacacatcaattttctcaaGCACAGTAAAATCGCAAAGCATAGAGGACACGGAGatcgacagacaagacagagcaggttacttatgttataaaaaataatctaagctctcagattctgtcaattttattacaaaattcaagtAATAAGTTTTGCCGCTTgtaaatgtgacgtgacagatccCTATAGTGGTAGGATCATCTCTAGCTAATAGTAATTATACACGAATGAACAATGttgaaagataaataaattaatattcctCCTCATATCAATCAATCAGTTTTTTTCAATGCCCAATTAGGTCAGTAAAACTGCTGGAGAACAATTGTCACACAACATTTACCTCAGGAAAGCCATTTAATTACTATGTAGCACGTTAGTTGGCTAGAAAGCCAATTAGCTAATTATCTATATGCCttctatattacatttattatatttttaattatattattaaatacagttgttgttataatcatggccgtagccagctatgaggtcaccgaggtCCGGACCTCGGTAAATTGTTCATGTTcggaaaaaaaattgttctctgattgactaatattctgctaaactcctcatatgaatgtctgcatgtataattcagaatgtttagcgtccATGGTATGAAAATAATCGCTGCGAGACGCTTCCGAAGTGAACGAGTCTTCAGAGAGTTGAGAGCGAGAGCGCGAGACACAGCATCTATGTTGTCAGATCCAGctattataaggttttttttttacttgtttttccacttaatttaacactttagaaagttaataaagtaggaagttgaggtttagggtcagcgataactttataatttccaaaatatctgaaataatttcagtccattttatttatttgtaggtttttgtttattttaatagaaaatctgGCAACATTCCTTCGCCCTGCCCTGGGAGTTATCAAAAAAGTGagcggctatttacactaagtgcaaataggagaatttttttgtgatatgctatttacactaagtgcaaatatcaATAGATTCTATGTATACTCTATtcaaatagcaggattttctgctgttTATACTAGGCTACttcaaatagtggcaattatctgcacctcagtattgtagtacattataaaacagaatgcaataataacttattgagtgtaatTTAATGGATgtcaccttattgggacaataaaaccctccctacacctacccttaactttttgattatttacttcatttacattgaaaataaat from Carassius auratus strain Wakin unplaced genomic scaffold, ASM336829v1 scaf_tig00026160, whole genome shotgun sequence includes the following:
- the zdhhc21 gene encoding palmitoyltransferase ZDHHC21, which translates into the protein MKLRLHFVVDPMGWFCISMVLFVWLYNSFLIPKLVLLPHYAEGHIPAAVVAFYYLASLLCVSALFRASTANPGKLAQDPKIPLAERENWELCNKCNMMRPKRSHHCSRCGHCVRRMDHHCPWINNCVGEDNHWLFLQLCFYTQVLSLYTLVLDFCQYYYFQPLSSVDRADFAVLHELALLRGSCFMGLMMFGGMSSLFYTQVKGILADTTTIEKMSHLLEDIGPCRSWQQAMAEVFGTRWKILWFLPFRSRQPLRLNLTSRPHV